From the genome of Streptomyces sp. NBC_01116, one region includes:
- a CDS encoding ABC transporter ATP-binding protein produces MLSLREATVRFGRRTALDAVDLEVADHRIVCLLGPSGSGKSTLLRAVAGLQPMDGGRVLLAGQDQGGVPVHRRGLGLMFQDHQLFPHRDVGANVAFGLRMHGVGRAEAEHRVRELLELVGLPGAERRAVAALSGGEQQRVALARALAPRPKLLMLDEPLGQLDRSLRERLVVELRTLFQELGTTVLAVTHDQGEAFALADRVVVMRDGRIAQEGGPLDVWQRPASAFVARFLGFDNVTGATVTGRAAATAWGKVPVPEGSPQGEVDLLVRPAGVLIGAPEDGLRCTVGVRTFRGNHVTVRLTPENAPVLEAECALRDTPDEGAVVGVRFDAAETVVLAAGADGPGADAS; encoded by the coding sequence ATGCTGAGCTTGCGGGAAGCCACCGTGCGGTTCGGGAGGCGGACGGCGCTGGACGCGGTCGACCTGGAGGTCGCCGACCACCGGATCGTCTGCCTGCTCGGCCCCAGCGGCAGCGGGAAGTCCACCCTGCTCCGGGCCGTCGCCGGACTCCAGCCCATGGACGGCGGCCGGGTCCTGCTGGCCGGGCAGGACCAGGGCGGTGTCCCGGTGCACCGGCGCGGCCTCGGCCTGATGTTCCAGGACCACCAGCTCTTCCCGCACCGGGACGTCGGCGCCAACGTCGCCTTCGGGCTCCGGATGCACGGCGTCGGGCGGGCCGAGGCCGAGCACCGGGTCCGGGAGCTGCTGGAGCTGGTCGGCCTGCCCGGGGCCGAACGCCGCGCGGTCGCCGCACTGTCCGGCGGTGAGCAGCAGCGCGTCGCCCTGGCCCGCGCCCTGGCCCCGCGCCCGAAGCTCCTGATGCTGGACGAGCCGCTCGGCCAGCTCGACCGCAGCCTCCGCGAACGGCTCGTCGTCGAACTGCGCACCCTGTTCCAGGAGTTGGGCACCACCGTGCTGGCCGTCACGCACGACCAGGGCGAGGCGTTCGCGCTCGCCGACCGGGTCGTCGTGATGCGGGACGGCCGGATCGCGCAGGAGGGCGGTCCGCTGGACGTCTGGCAGCGCCCCGCCTCGGCGTTCGTCGCCCGCTTCCTCGGCTTCGACAACGTCACCGGGGCGACCGTGACCGGCCGGGCCGCCGCCACCGCCTGGGGCAAGGTCCCGGTGCCCGAGGGCTCCCCGCAGGGCGAGGTGGATCTGCTGGTCCGGCCCGCCGGCGTCCTGATCGGCGCCCCCGAGGACGGCCTGCGCTGCACGGTCGGCGTCCGCACCTTCCGGGGGAACCACGTGACCGTACGCCTGACGCCCGAGAACGCGCCGGTGCTGGAGGCCGAGTGCGCCCTGCGGGACACCCCGGACGAGGGCGCGGTCGTGGGCGTCCGCTTCGACGCGGCGGAGACGGTGGTGCTGGCGGCCGGGGCGGACGGTCCCGGGGCGGACGCCTCCTGA
- a CDS encoding response regulator, protein MVIRVLVADDQAVVRTAFAGLLNTQDDIEVVGEAEDGEQAVLRAAELRPDVALLDIRMPRLSGIDAARVIVAASGGTTRALMLTTFGLDEYVYDALTAGASGFLLKDATFPELLHAVRVVADGHALLAPEITGRLIAEFTRQRVSAPPPRSIDGLTAREAEVLVLIARGLSNADIAARLTITDHTVKTHINRLFAKMDLRDRAQAVILAYELGLVVAGAQAP, encoded by the coding sequence GTGGTGATCCGGGTGCTGGTGGCCGACGACCAGGCCGTCGTGCGGACGGCGTTCGCCGGCCTGCTGAACACGCAGGACGACATCGAGGTGGTCGGGGAGGCGGAGGACGGCGAGCAGGCCGTGCTCAGGGCGGCCGAACTGCGTCCCGATGTGGCGCTGTTGGACATCCGCATGCCCAGGCTCAGCGGCATCGACGCGGCGCGCGTCATCGTCGCCGCGTCGGGCGGGACGACCAGGGCGCTGATGCTGACGACGTTCGGCCTGGACGAGTACGTGTACGACGCGCTCACCGCCGGGGCCAGCGGCTTCCTGCTCAAGGACGCCACCTTCCCCGAACTGCTGCACGCGGTACGGGTGGTGGCGGACGGCCACGCCCTGCTGGCTCCCGAGATCACCGGGCGGCTCATCGCGGAGTTCACCCGGCAGCGGGTCAGCGCTCCCCCGCCGCGCTCGATCGACGGGCTGACCGCGCGCGAGGCGGAGGTGCTCGTCCTGATCGCCCGGGGCCTGTCCAACGCGGACATCGCCGCCCGGCTGACCATCACCGACCACACGGTGAAGACCCACATCAACCGGCTGTTCGCGAAGATGGACCTGCGGGACCGGGCCCAGGCGGTCATCCTGGCGTACGAACTGGGGCTGGTGGTGGCGGGGGCCCAGGCTCCCTGA
- a CDS encoding sensor histidine kinase gives MTRTVPPDRPATATDATADATAIAADARPVDRSVRRRLRHWTAEPAYAWLTGGALTLFAVVELAVVPGSAITAFGVLVCTASLTLRATRPAVGFLTVGAALLSFATDGNMAYATIAGSLIGCYTLGRHRVQHPAVLVPVGSLAALAVNLVHIDRWARDGSPGLPALQGTDRFSLGLYAETLVLTVMILGAVSTGDAVRAREETRHTRAAAQSRLLAMERRQAAEAERAAIARELHDMIAHSVSVIAVRAESATYTTPGLPPSARDAFQEIAGTARSSMAELRRLLGVLRTGDGPEAAPLTAPQPSLAGLDDLLDQHRAAGGAAELRVTGERAPLPASWELSAYRIVQEALTNARRHAPGAHTIVELRYRPGLLTVRATDDGPGPDPSGGSGRPGHGLVGMAERAALLGGGLTTGRGPAGGFLVEAELPW, from the coding sequence ATGACGCGCACCGTCCCGCCGGACCGCCCGGCCACCGCCACCGACGCCACGGCCGACGCCACGGCCATCGCCGCCGACGCCCGGCCCGTGGACCGGTCCGTCCGGCGACGGCTGCGGCACTGGACGGCGGAGCCCGCGTACGCCTGGCTGACCGGAGGAGCGCTGACGCTCTTCGCGGTCGTGGAGCTGGCCGTCGTACCGGGCTCGGCGATCACGGCCTTCGGGGTGCTGGTCTGCACGGCCTCGCTGACCCTGCGGGCGACGCGGCCCGCCGTGGGCTTCCTGACCGTGGGCGCGGCCCTCCTCAGCTTCGCGACCGACGGCAACATGGCGTACGCGACCATCGCCGGGTCCCTGATCGGCTGCTACACGCTCGGGCGGCACCGGGTGCAGCACCCGGCGGTGCTCGTGCCGGTCGGTTCGCTGGCCGCGCTCGCCGTCAATCTGGTGCACATCGACCGGTGGGCGCGGGACGGCTCCCCGGGGCTGCCCGCGCTCCAGGGCACCGACCGGTTCAGTCTGGGGCTGTACGCCGAGACGCTGGTGCTGACGGTGATGATCCTGGGTGCGGTGAGCACGGGTGACGCGGTGCGGGCGCGGGAGGAGACCCGGCACACCCGGGCCGCCGCGCAGTCCCGGCTGCTGGCGATGGAGCGGCGGCAGGCGGCCGAGGCGGAACGGGCCGCGATCGCCAGGGAGTTGCATGACATGATCGCGCACTCGGTGTCGGTGATCGCGGTGCGGGCCGAGAGCGCCACGTACACGACGCCGGGCCTCCCGCCCTCGGCGCGGGACGCCTTCCAGGAGATCGCGGGCACGGCGCGGTCCTCCATGGCGGAGCTGCGGCGGCTGCTCGGAGTGCTGCGGACGGGCGACGGCCCCGAAGCGGCGCCGCTCACCGCCCCGCAGCCCTCGCTGGCCGGTCTCGACGACCTCCTCGACCAGCACCGGGCGGCGGGCGGTGCGGCCGAGCTGCGGGTCACCGGCGAGCGGGCCCCGCTGCCCGCGTCCTGGGAGCTGTCGGCGTACCGGATCGTCCAGGAGGCGCTGACGAACGCCCGACGCCATGCGCCGGGTGCGCACACGATCGTGGAACTCCGCTACCGGCCGGGCCTGTTGACGGTCCGCGCGACGGACGACGGGCCGGGCCCCGATCCCTCCGGCGGCTCCGGACGGCCGGGGCACGGCCTGGTGGGCATGGCCGAGCGGGCCGCGCTGCTGGGCGGCGGACTCACCACCGGCCGGGGCCCGGCCGGCGGCTTTCTCGTGGAGGCGGAACTTCCGTGGTGA
- a CDS encoding glycosyltransferase family 4 protein → MTRRRTLVVTNDFPPRQGGIETFAHAMTSRFPTDSVVVYTSAEPGAAAHDAALPHPVVRDPARTLLPVPRVAARAVEIARHHGCDSVWFGAAAPLGLLADRLRRESGVRRAVATTHGHEVWWARTPGARTLLRRIGDRTDTVTYLGEATRAPIAAALGPAAARRMVRLAPGVDAEAFRVREGAREAVREEACDVERSGARGGLRPPAGGVRERYGLGGRPVILCAARLVPRKGQDTLIRALPAVRRAVPDAVLLLTGDGPHARTLRRLAADTGVADAVVLAGGQPHTAMPEHYAACDVFAMPCRTRRRGLEVEGLGIVFLEAAAAGLPVLVGDSGGAPDTVRDGETGHVVDGRDVAAVADRLVELLRDRAGSRAMGEKGRAWVREAWGWERTYDTLAGLLAP, encoded by the coding sequence ATGACGCGCCGCCGCACCCTCGTGGTGACCAACGACTTCCCGCCGCGCCAGGGCGGCATCGAGACCTTCGCCCACGCCATGACCAGCCGGTTCCCCACGGACTCCGTCGTCGTCTACACCTCCGCCGAACCCGGGGCGGCCGCCCATGACGCCGCCCTGCCCCACCCCGTGGTCCGCGATCCGGCCCGCACCCTGCTCCCGGTCCCGCGCGTCGCCGCCCGCGCGGTGGAGATCGCCCGCCACCACGGCTGCGACAGCGTCTGGTTCGGGGCCGCCGCACCGCTCGGGCTGCTGGCGGACCGGCTGCGCCGGGAGAGCGGGGTGCGGCGGGCCGTGGCCACGACGCACGGGCACGAGGTGTGGTGGGCCCGCACGCCCGGAGCCCGGACCCTGCTCCGGCGGATCGGTGACCGCACCGACACCGTGACCTACCTGGGCGAGGCGACCCGCGCCCCCATCGCCGCCGCACTGGGCCCGGCCGCCGCCCGCCGCATGGTGCGCCTGGCCCCGGGGGTGGACGCGGAGGCGTTCCGCGTACGGGAGGGGGCGCGCGAGGCCGTACGGGAGGAGGCCTGCGATGTCGAGCGGTCCGGGGCGCGGGGCGGCCTGCGCCCTCCGGCGGGCGGCGTCCGTGAGCGGTACGGCCTGGGCGGGCGGCCCGTGATCCTCTGCGCGGCGCGGCTCGTCCCCCGCAAGGGCCAGGACACCCTGATCCGCGCCCTGCCCGCCGTGCGGCGCGCGGTACCCGACGCCGTGCTCCTGCTGACCGGCGACGGACCCCACGCCCGGACCCTGCGCCGGCTCGCCGCGGACACCGGGGTCGCGGACGCGGTGGTCCTGGCCGGCGGGCAGCCGCACACGGCGATGCCGGAGCACTACGCGGCCTGCGACGTCTTCGCCATGCCGTGCCGCACCCGCAGACGGGGCCTGGAGGTGGAGGGGCTGGGCATCGTCTTCCTGGAGGCGGCCGCCGCCGGGCTGCCGGTCCTCGTCGGCGACTCGGGCGGCGCGCCGGACACCGTACGGGACGGGGAGACGGGACACGTGGTCGACGGGCGGGACGTCGCCGCCGTCGCGGACCGGCTGGTGGAGCTGCTGCGGGACCGGGCGGGGTCGCGGGCGATGGGGGAGAAGGGCCGGGCGTGGGTCCGCGAGGCCTGGGGGTGGGAGAGGACGTACGACACCCTCGCGGGACTGCTGGCCCCCTGA
- a CDS encoding SRPBCC domain-containing protein, whose product MTGGTREGIDLTRVLHAPQRRVFAAWTSPEDFAAWYGGEAEVPLDRVAMDVRPGGAWSLVIVMPGVEMPFGGVYREVSEPDGLVLTLKDASAPEDAEGEVLTVTFSDLGDGTTELAFQQRGGHLTPEQYAAAEDGWEAFFDALAARLATHP is encoded by the coding sequence ATGACCGGTGGCACCCGCGAGGGCATCGACCTCACCCGCGTCCTGCACGCCCCTCAGCGGCGCGTCTTCGCCGCCTGGACCTCACCGGAGGACTTCGCCGCCTGGTACGGAGGTGAGGCGGAGGTGCCCCTGGACCGGGTGGCGATGGACGTGCGGCCCGGCGGGGCGTGGAGCCTGGTCATCGTGATGCCGGGCGTGGAGATGCCCTTCGGCGGGGTCTACCGCGAGGTGAGCGAGCCCGACGGGCTCGTCCTCACCCTGAAGGACGCCTCCGCGCCGGAGGACGCCGAGGGCGAGGTCCTCACCGTCACCTTCAGCGATCTCGGCGACGGGACCACCGAGCTGGCCTTCCAGCAGCGCGGCGGCCACCTCACCCCCGAGCAGTACGCGGCGGCGGAGGACGGCTGGGAGGCCTTCTTCGACGCCCTGGCCGCCCGCCTCGCCACGCACCCCTGA